In Capillimicrobium parvum, a genomic segment contains:
- a CDS encoding M3 family oligoendopeptidase has protein sequence MAAETETDPALQDAAWDLSPLLDGGGEEAVDAQLDEAQRRADTFAERHAGRVPELDGPGLVAAMHELVGIYELVGKAGSYASLRFSTDTADPARGALLQKVQERGTAIETKLLFFGLEWAALDDAKAEELLAADGLDFARHNLRMERRYRPHLLSEPEEKLVSEKAVTGRSAWSRLFSEQVSAIEIEGEPLDVALSRLLSADREVRRSTAEQVTAALEPGLRTRAYIFNTLIHDKAVDDRLRHYPTWLSARNLANEVSDESVQALVEAVKGRYDIPQRWYRLKAQMLGIPQLADYDRSAAVTSEDERYGWEQSRDLVLDSFGSFAPEMERLARRFFDESWIDAPVRPGKRGGAFATSAVPSVHPYVMLNFTFKRRDVLTLAHELGHGLHFALAADQGLLQQGTPLTVAETASVFGETIVFNRLLEQASTPESRLSLLSEAIEGAIATVFRQTAMNQFEDAVHTARRSEGELSVDRFNEAWVTTQREMLGDSVEITDGYRMWWSYIPHFIGTPGYVYAYAYGQLLALSVYRRYLDEGAPFVPRYLDMLAAGGSMLPEDLGRIVGIDLTDPGFWSAGLDLVEGQLRDAEQAAHEAGRLS, from the coding sequence ATGGCCGCCGAGACCGAGACCGACCCCGCCCTCCAGGACGCCGCCTGGGACCTGAGCCCGCTGCTCGACGGCGGCGGCGAGGAGGCCGTCGACGCCCAGCTCGACGAGGCCCAGCGCCGGGCCGACACGTTCGCCGAGCGCCACGCCGGCCGCGTCCCGGAGCTCGACGGGCCCGGACTCGTCGCGGCGATGCACGAGCTCGTGGGCATCTACGAGCTCGTCGGCAAGGCCGGCAGCTACGCCAGCCTGCGCTTCTCGACCGACACCGCCGACCCGGCCCGCGGCGCGCTGCTGCAGAAGGTGCAGGAGCGCGGCACGGCGATCGAGACGAAGCTCCTGTTCTTCGGCCTCGAGTGGGCCGCGCTCGACGACGCCAAGGCCGAGGAGCTGCTCGCGGCCGACGGGCTGGACTTCGCCCGCCACAACCTCCGCATGGAGCGCCGCTACCGCCCGCACCTGCTCTCCGAGCCCGAGGAGAAGCTGGTCAGCGAGAAGGCGGTCACCGGACGGTCGGCCTGGTCGCGCCTGTTCTCCGAGCAGGTCTCGGCCATCGAGATCGAGGGCGAGCCGCTCGACGTCGCGCTCAGCCGCCTGCTGTCCGCCGACCGCGAGGTGCGCCGCTCGACCGCCGAGCAGGTGACCGCCGCGCTCGAGCCCGGCCTGCGCACCCGCGCCTACATCTTCAACACGCTCATCCACGACAAGGCGGTCGACGACCGGCTGCGCCACTACCCGACGTGGCTGAGCGCGCGCAACCTCGCCAACGAGGTCTCCGACGAGTCCGTCCAGGCGCTCGTCGAGGCGGTCAAGGGCCGCTACGACATCCCGCAGCGCTGGTATCGCCTCAAGGCGCAGATGCTGGGCATCCCGCAGCTCGCCGACTACGACCGCAGCGCCGCGGTCACGTCCGAGGACGAGCGCTACGGCTGGGAGCAGTCGCGCGACCTGGTGCTCGACTCGTTCGGGTCCTTCGCGCCCGAGATGGAGCGCCTCGCCCGCCGCTTCTTCGACGAGAGCTGGATCGACGCGCCGGTACGGCCGGGCAAGCGCGGGGGGGCGTTCGCCACCTCCGCGGTGCCGAGCGTGCACCCGTACGTGATGCTGAACTTCACGTTCAAGCGCCGCGACGTGCTCACGCTCGCCCACGAGCTGGGCCACGGCCTGCACTTCGCGCTCGCCGCCGACCAGGGCCTGCTGCAGCAGGGCACGCCGCTGACGGTGGCGGAGACCGCCTCGGTGTTCGGCGAGACGATCGTCTTCAACCGGCTGCTCGAGCAGGCCTCGACGCCCGAGTCGCGGCTGTCGCTGCTGTCGGAGGCCATCGAGGGCGCCATCGCGACCGTCTTCCGGCAGACCGCGATGAACCAGTTCGAGGACGCCGTCCACACGGCGCGGCGCAGCGAGGGCGAGCTGTCCGTCGACCGCTTCAACGAGGCGTGGGTCACCACCCAGCGCGAGATGCTCGGCGACTCGGTGGAGATCACCGACGGCTACCGGATGTGGTGGAGCTACATCCCGCACTTCATCGGGACGCCCGGCTACGTCTACGCGTACGCCTACGGCCAGCTGCTCGCCCTGTCGGTCTACCGCCGCTACCTCGACGAGGGCGCGCCGTTCGTGCCGCGCTACCTCGACATGCTCGCCGCGGGCGGCTCGATGCTCCCCGAGGACCTGGGCCGCATCGTGGGCATCGACCTGACGGACCCCGGCTTCTGGTCGGCCGGGCTCGACCTGGTCGAGGGCCAGCTGCGCGACGCCGAGCAGGCGGCACACGAGGCCGGACGGCTGAGCTGA
- a CDS encoding TetR/AcrR family transcriptional regulator, giving the protein MTSRTARRAPTEDGAPHTRDDILRVANALLYERGYSGTSLTAIAREVGISAPALYWHFASKEELCFTAVEAELRRFVEAFDPCKDADLAPDERLSMFVRTYVRAKLEQGKRLRMPGASGSYGQVRDALGAEHQAQLDELQRRVLTLVQSILESGRDAGTFRFPQVTPTAFAIVTMCEYVFIWVRPDGPMTIDQVADSYRDLVLAMVGHIRP; this is encoded by the coding sequence ATGACGAGCCGGACTGCTAGGAGGGCGCCTACGGAGGACGGGGCTCCGCACACGCGCGACGACATCCTCCGCGTCGCGAACGCGCTGCTGTACGAGCGGGGGTACTCGGGAACGAGCCTGACCGCGATCGCCCGCGAGGTGGGCATCTCGGCGCCCGCGCTGTACTGGCACTTCGCCTCGAAGGAGGAGCTGTGCTTCACCGCCGTCGAGGCCGAGCTGCGGCGCTTCGTCGAGGCCTTCGACCCGTGCAAGGACGCTGATCTCGCGCCGGACGAACGGCTCAGCATGTTCGTGCGCACGTACGTCCGCGCGAAGCTCGAGCAGGGCAAGCGGCTGCGCATGCCCGGCGCGAGCGGATCCTACGGTCAGGTGCGCGACGCGCTGGGCGCCGAGCACCAGGCGCAGCTTGACGAGCTGCAACGGCGGGTGTTGACGCTGGTGCAGTCGATCCTCGAGTCGGGACGGGACGCCGGGACGTTCCGGTTCCCCCAGGTCACGCCCACCGCCTTTGCGATCGTCACGATGTGCGAGTACGTCTTCATCTGGGTGCGGCCCGACGGACCCATGACCATCGACCAGGTGGCGGACTCCTATCGCGACCTCGTGCTGGCGATGGTCGGGCACATCCGGCCCTGA
- a CDS encoding SDR family NAD(P)-dependent oxidoreductase, translated as MSETDNMMAIANAPSTDGVALRSDDGLCGKTAFVTGSAQGLGAGVAQGLWDRGCNVVLADVNARSNEATAHAIDADGERVQALHVDVGDPASADESFRAALERWGTVDILVNNAAVTAARSLWQITMDEWDDVMSVNLRGVFIMSRIAGRHMRDSGGGRIVNIASLAGQMARPSGAHYAASKGGVIALTRVFASELAADGVTVNAVAPAIVDTPMLQAIGAERVQQLTRQVPVGRAGTTEEVAALVAFLASDDAGYITGATCDINGGMLMR; from the coding sequence GTGAGCGAGACGGACAACATGATGGCCATCGCCAACGCCCCCTCGACGGACGGGGTCGCCCTGCGGTCTGACGACGGGCTCTGCGGCAAGACCGCGTTCGTCACCGGGTCGGCCCAGGGGCTCGGCGCCGGCGTGGCCCAGGGCCTCTGGGACCGCGGCTGCAACGTCGTGCTGGCGGATGTCAACGCACGGAGCAATGAGGCCACGGCCCACGCCATCGACGCCGACGGGGAGCGCGTCCAGGCGCTGCACGTGGACGTCGGCGACCCGGCGTCCGCCGACGAGTCGTTCCGCGCGGCGCTGGAGCGGTGGGGGACGGTGGATATCCTCGTGAACAACGCGGCCGTCACAGCCGCCAGGTCGCTGTGGCAGATCACCATGGACGAGTGGGACGACGTGATGAGCGTCAACCTGCGCGGCGTCTTCATCATGTCCCGTATCGCCGGACGCCACATGCGTGACAGCGGCGGCGGGCGCATCGTGAACATCGCATCGCTGGCCGGACAGATGGCGCGTCCGAGCGGCGCGCACTACGCGGCGTCCAAGGGCGGCGTGATCGCCCTCACCCGCGTCTTCGCCTCCGAGCTCGCCGCCGACGGCGTGACGGTCAACGCGGTCGCCCCCGCGATCGTCGACACGCCGATGCTCCAGGCGATCGGCGCCGAGCGCGTCCAGCAGCTCACGCGGCAGGTCCCCGTCGGACGCGCTGGCACCACGGAGGAGGTGGCCGCGCTCGTCGCCTTCCTGGCCTCCGACGACGCCGGGTACATCACCGGCGCGACGTGCGACATCAACGGCGGCATGCTCATGCGGTGA
- a CDS encoding MFS transporter: MRRLPLIIVAVAAGLALADSSIVALALPPILTDIGTTIEGVAAVIGAYTAVLALGILPAAWLGRRFGPGHVGAVGMLVLGAASIGCGLSDSLTTLLIFRALQAAGGAAGLLAAFDLMDAGGHDASLGRRLWIAAAVFGSAAGPAIGGVLTEALDWRAIFFAQAPVALAASVCCWQLRIPAPHARASEPLKWAPAVGFALISAALTAVLFLLVLELVAGWSVDPLAAAAAVSVLPISALAAARIPGNAAARAICGCLLVAAGAGALAYLPDADLKWTIAPQILAGVGMGLAFPALAGGLLPERTSVDAARLLVARHVGIVAALLVIAPVVSGKLNSITESARYQGVAVVLDAKLDPRQKIDLAPTLLGDVESEDPRGGLERAIKSQEGKFEGDARTEFHHLTDRLDDVIVASVARAFKPAFLITGALALLAALVLLAGVRLRIAAAAAVAAIAALSAAAFGAAIVIDNREQAPPVKIASPCLDRKLPDSGGLFGVLQDSALILLDKAACGYGSSREELVMALADDAEYERFKQKYGEDPRSAKGILQGLFG; this comes from the coding sequence GTGCGCCGCCTGCCGCTGATCATCGTCGCCGTCGCCGCCGGGCTCGCGCTCGCCGACTCGTCGATCGTCGCGCTCGCCCTGCCGCCGATCCTCACGGACATCGGCACGACCATCGAGGGCGTCGCCGCGGTCATCGGCGCCTACACGGCCGTCCTGGCGCTCGGCATCCTCCCCGCCGCGTGGCTCGGCCGCCGCTTCGGCCCCGGCCACGTCGGCGCGGTGGGGATGCTCGTCCTCGGCGCCGCGTCGATCGGCTGCGGGCTGTCGGACTCGCTGACCACCCTGCTGATCTTCCGCGCGCTGCAGGCCGCGGGCGGCGCCGCCGGCCTGCTCGCCGCCTTCGACCTCATGGACGCCGGCGGCCACGACGCCTCGCTCGGCCGCCGCCTGTGGATCGCCGCCGCGGTCTTCGGGTCGGCCGCCGGCCCGGCCATCGGCGGCGTGCTCACCGAGGCGCTCGACTGGCGGGCGATCTTCTTCGCCCAGGCCCCGGTCGCACTCGCCGCCTCCGTCTGCTGCTGGCAGCTGCGCATCCCGGCGCCCCACGCGCGCGCCAGCGAGCCCCTGAAGTGGGCGCCCGCGGTCGGCTTCGCGCTGATCTCCGCCGCGCTGACCGCCGTGCTGTTCCTCCTCGTGCTCGAGCTCGTCGCGGGATGGAGCGTCGACCCGCTCGCCGCCGCCGCGGCCGTGTCGGTCCTGCCGATCTCCGCGCTCGCCGCCGCCCGCATCCCGGGCAACGCCGCCGCGCGGGCGATCTGCGGCTGCCTGCTCGTGGCCGCCGGCGCGGGCGCGCTCGCCTACCTGCCCGACGCGGACCTCAAGTGGACGATCGCGCCGCAGATCCTGGCCGGCGTGGGCATGGGCCTCGCCTTCCCCGCGCTGGCCGGCGGCCTGCTGCCGGAGCGCACGTCCGTCGACGCCGCGCGGCTGCTCGTCGCCCGCCACGTGGGCATCGTCGCCGCGCTCCTCGTCATCGCGCCCGTGGTCAGCGGCAAGCTGAACTCGATCACCGAGAGCGCCCGGTACCAGGGCGTCGCCGTGGTGCTCGACGCCAAGCTCGACCCCCGCCAGAAGATCGACCTCGCGCCGACGCTGCTCGGCGACGTCGAGAGCGAGGACCCGCGCGGCGGGCTGGAGCGCGCGATCAAGAGCCAGGAGGGCAAGTTCGAGGGCGACGCCCGGACCGAGTTCCACCACCTCACCGACCGCCTCGACGACGTCATCGTCGCCTCCGTCGCGCGCGCCTTCAAGCCCGCCTTCCTCATCACCGGCGCCCTCGCGCTGCTCGCCGCGCTGGTGCTGCTCGCCGGGGTGCGCCTCCGCATCGCCGCCGCCGCCGCCGTCGCCGCGATCGCCGCGCTCTCGGCGGCCGCGTTCGGCGCCGCGATCGTCATCGACAACCGCGAGCAGGCGCCGCCGGTGAAGATCGCCAGCCCGTGCCTGGACCGCAAGCTGCCCGACAGCGGCGGACTGTTCGGCGTGCTCCAGGACAGCGCGCTCATCCTGCTCGACAAGGCGGCGTGCGGCTACGGCTCGAGCCGCGAGGAGCTGGTGATGGCGCTCGCCGACGATGCCGAGTACGAGCGCTTCAAGCAGAAGTACGGCGAGGACCCGCGCTCGGCCAAGGGGATCCTCCAAGGCCTCTTCGGCTGA